The Cervus canadensis isolate Bull #8, Minnesota chromosome 21, ASM1932006v1, whole genome shotgun sequence genomic interval GCTGGTAGGTCACAAAGGCTGCATTTGAACACAAGCCTGCTGACTCCAGGCTCTTGAACACCACTCTCCCCGTGTGGTCACAAGAGCATGGAGGTCCAGCAGCTACACAAACACTCAGATCACACTCACAGACGTGGACAGAGGTCCCAGGGCACGCTGCTGGCCCCCACGGCAGTCCTTTATTTTCAAACACATAGTGCTTAAACTCTGTACCCAATGTGCTATTCCAAGTATTAACACTTTGCGCTCAATCCCCACAGCCACCCCAGAAGGCAGGGACCATTATTATAATGAacacacagatgaggaaaccaaggcacagagaggttatgtgactgacccaaggtcacacagctagtgaatgAAGAAGCCAGAATCCAACCCTACACAGCCTGGCTCCAGAAGCCATGCTCCCTCCAGACCTCAGGACCCTGGAGCCAGGAGCTCTGggcttcccctccaccccccagccCTGGGAGGAGGGCCAGACAATATTTCTCAAAGCCGAactgacagaggaggaaacacaCCTGTGCAAGGAAGGCAGCCTACTTCAGGGCACACAGCTGGGAGCCCAGAGCCTCTGcaccagccccagccctgcccacctcccaacCCCCGCCTTGGCCCACAATGCCCCCCCCACCCACGGGGACTGCTGAGGAGTGACTGCCTGGTGACAGCCTGGTCAGGAGGAGATGAGACAGGAGACGCGAACATCACCTTTCAGAGAAGAAAGCTCCAGAGACCCTGAGAGGGAGGCGATGCGACCAGAGGCCACAAAGAGCCCATTCCCCGTCCATTTAGAACCAGACAGCGCAGAAATGGATTTTCTCTTGAGCGCTCTTGTGAACACACTTCAAAGCCACTGATGGCAGGAgcaggaggtgagagggagggaggcagagaggccaggcggcagggggaagggagagggccGGGCACACGGGGACTAGGAGACGCACAATCATCAGTTGGAAAAGGCAATTGGAAATTCCATTTGGGTTTTCAATTTGAAGGTGGAGAGAGGTTGGGAGCttagggtgggggtgaggggacagTGCAATGActgaggaagagacagagaggacTCAGAGAtagggagaaaaggagaggacAGAGACATGGAGAGACAGAGTCAGAGATAAAGGTGAGGAGATTAAGAGACTCACAGAAAGAGGGGGAGGCAAAAGCAAATCACAAGATCCCAGGTGCCCCCCAACACATAATTCAGAAAGGCCACACAGGGACTTGCCCGCTGGTTCAGTGGTCAACCCCtcctcccaatgctgggggcccaggtttcaCTCCTGgacagggaactggatcccacatccAGTTCCTGGACAGTGGAAACTAGAtctgctgcaactgaagatcccacaggccacatctaagactcagcacagtcaaataatttttttttttaataaaaagagagaaaagaaagaaatttcaaaatggccacacacactcatgcacactcTTGATCAGGACTCAGAGTCGTGGGTCCTAGTCCTCCCTCTGCTCTTGGAATACCCTGTGACTCTGCAGAAGACCCTACCTCCCTCTGAGCCTTGAAGTTTCCTCACCCCAGGCCTGGTGAGGTTAAGTTGGCTCCAGAACTGCCAGGAAGGAGACTAGGATGCGGCATGTGTGCAACAGGGGCTGGGGAGGCGGCCACATCACCCGGGTGCTTCTTCTGTGCAGCTAAGGGCCTGGGCTGAGCAGGCATAGAGGGGCACCCAGAGAAGGGTCGGgcaggctggtaaagaatcctcctgcaatgcaggagaccccagttcgattcctgggttgggaagatttgctggagaagagataggctctCCATTGcaatgttcttgggcttccttggtggctcagctggtaaagaatctgcctgcaatgcgagagacctgggttcagtccctgggtagggaagagcccctggagaagggaaaggctatccactccagtattctggcctggagaattccagggactatacagtccatggtgttgcagaattggacacgactgagcgactttcacttcaattcAGGCAGGAGCCCAGCACTTCCAccgacagaggaggaaacaggctgAGAGCAGGAAAGTAGCCGGAAGTCAGGCAGCCAGGACAGGAACCCACCTGTGAGACCTCATGGCCCACCCCCCCTACTCCCCAGGGGCAGGGAGTGAGCAGGAGGGAGCTGCCCTCTTGGAGCCGGACCAGGACAGGCCTGGCACTTCTCAGGTGCCCAATTGCAGGCACTTTGTTCTTGGTCAGAGTGGGGCAGACCTGGCAGTAATATCCACCAGGAACCCTCGTGGGTACTTACCTCCCCAGTCCCTAGTCGGGTAATACAAGCTTTATCAGTATGAACTTACTGGCTCCGCCTACTCACTTTATCAGGAAGCTAAGCCCCATttaacaggtgaggaaactgaggcactgtcTGTTAAGGGAGTGGGTGAATGCCCTGTTGTCATTTGCACACCTTTCCATAAGAAAGCCTTATCTCCCCGCTGGGCAGTCCCAGCCTGGTGGCTCTGCCTCCGCTTCCCCACCCAGTCTTGGAAGGGCGCGGGGCAGGGCTGACCACAAAGAGCCAGCCGACTCCGAGGCATGTCCCCACCCCACGTTCTGACCCTAGCCTGGACCGCGGCAAACCAGATGCAGAGCCGCGCGATGAGAGAAAGTGGTCCTGCGGCGCCACCTAGTGGCCGGAGAGGCCGCTTGTCACCTCCAGAGGCCGGCAAAGACGCTGCAGGAATCCACTCCTTGTTTGGAACATAAGGAGACAAAAAATCCCTCCATGCCGGCAACCGTGTGCTGACCATCCACCCCATGTTGGGGGGAGAAAGGGGGTACGGTCGAGCTTTGTCCTTTGCCCTCCTGAAAGGCAGACTCACTCATCCCACAATGAGTGGACCTGGacatctctgccttcctctctctgaTTTGCACGTTTATGGAACACTTACAAAATGCCAGACTCTGTTCCAGGCGCTTGATGTAATAGTGAATAAAGAAAGATGCCTGCCTTTATAGAGTTTATACTGAGGGATGGGTGGGGAAACATTCAATAAACACTACAtgaatgcatcagttcagttcggtcgctcagtggtgtctgactctttgcaaccccatggaccgcagcacaccaggcttccttgtccatcaccaactcccggagctaactcaaacccatgtccatcacgcccatgatgccatccaaccatctcatcctctgtcgtccccttctcctcctgccttcaacctttcccagcatcagggtcttttccattgagtcagttcttcgcgtcaggtggccaacatattggagtttcagcttcagcatcagtccttccaatgaatatatagtaacagaaataagaaaatctgGCCATTtcagaagcaggaaaaaagagCCTGTCTGACAACATCACTGGGATgtgggacccccccccccaagcccTCAGGGCAAATCTGTGGCCCTGATGCCAATGAAATCACTCAGCCCTTTGCACCTCCAGGGCCACACCTGTCCCAAGGGACAGGCCCCCACTACAGGGTCCTCCTGCCCTGGACACTCCCCTCCCACACGACCAGCTCTTCTGCAGAGGCCTCCTGACACACACCGCATCCTGGGTAGCTGGCACAGGCCAGCAATGCTTAAATGCTCCAGCCCGATGGTCTTTCTTTATTCCCAGCTCTGACACCACCTGTGTGATCTGGCTAGGTTCCTTGGCCCCTCTGggccatttgtaaaatgggggaaaCAAGGGTTTCTACTTCAGAGCAAGGGGGGTAGTATAAGTAAGTCAACAAATGTTAAACACTGAAAACAGCACCTGGAAGAAgtgtttgttattattgtttgtttaggtttttctctcccttctgGACTAGCTGGTGGAGGTTAGTAAGGTTCATTCACATAGGAGCAACTGAGTCACCTCCACGTCCTACACTCTACAGAGTCTAGTATACAAAAGGCCCTCAGAACATGTCTGTACTGCGAATTCATTCGCCACTCACTTATTGAGTGTCTTCTGAATGCCAGGCTAGGAGCTCAGATggagcagtgaacaagacagggTTACTCCCCACAGCAAGAAGAGTACTAATTTCTAAGCCAGAATTTCTCAAACTATCAATATTTTATCTAAGAAACTCTTTgcgtgggtgctcagtcgtgtccaactctttgcaaccccacagcctgtagcctgccaggctcctctgcccataggattctccaaggcaagaatactggagtggaatacTATTCcgtcctccaagggattttccagactCTGGGATCGACCCCGTGGCTCCTGTGGCTCCTgttttggcagacagattctttaccactgagccacctgggtagcccaaGAACCTCTTCCCTCTTAAAAAACTTCAGGATCCCAAAGAGCTtttgggacgacagaggatgagagggctggatggcatcaccgactggatggacatgagtttgagtaaactccggaagttggtgatggacagggaggcctggcgtgctgcgattcatggggtcgcagagagtcggacacgactgagggactgaactgaactgaactgaatgagaatTACCATGTTAGAAACTAAaacagatacattttaaaatgtctattaatttaaaataacagtaacaaaCTCACATATTAACGTAACTGACACATTTTAACGAAAATGGTTATCTtttccaaaaccaaacaaaatagtaaaaaaaaaaaaaaacactgatacTGTTTGGagtttttgcaaatatttttaatatctgattTAATGCAAGACAACTGGATTCTCATGCCGAACCATACGTTGCTCTGGttgaagaatatggaaaaaataCTTCCAAAAATATTTAATCCTTTTTCGTAAAAATTGAGAACACTAATACTCCGCCCCTGCCCCGGCCTTGCCCACTACGCAGCGGCCAGACCCGAGAGGCTTTACCTGACAAGCTGGGCTACTGGCGCACGGCTTCCGGGAGAAGGTGCCGCCTGTCTCTCAAAGGGTTGATTGGGTTGCGATTGGACGACAAATACCTCCTTCGGCGCTTTGGCCCCGCCTCCAGATCCCGCCCCCTTCCCTCCGATTACCTCACTCATGCGTTCTAAGGAAGGAGGGTACTTCCGTCCTCTCACTGAAACTTTTGGTTCTAGCTCAGGTTTCCGCCGAAACCACCAAGGGAGCCAACGGCGGAAGTAGTTGAGACGTGTGGGCGGGATCAAGCGCCGCCATGTCGGCCACCTTGCTGCGGCGAGGCTTGGAGCTACTGGGGGCTCCTGAGGGTGAGGTTCTCCCCGAGGACGTTCGGCCGGGCGGGAaggtggcaggggctgggggcaggagcccCGAGGGTGCCGAACGATCCAAACCAGTCTTAGCCTCGGTGGGATGGGAACCCTGAGCGCCCTCCGACCCGAGTCCGTTCTTTACAGCCCCCGGGGCCGCTCCAGGACACACCAAACCAAGCCAGGCTCCGACGAAGCGGACCCGGAAGGCGAAGGCGACCCAGGCCCAGAAACTGCGGAACTCCGCCAAGGGAAAGGTGCCCAAGTCGGCGCTGGGTGAGCTTGGGAAGGGACTGAACGCGCTGCTCCCGGGGGCCGGGGGCGGTGCCCTAGAGGAACTGGCGCTGGAGTCAGGGCTTCAAATGCTTCCTAGGCGTTTCTAGAATACCTGCGGTGCAACGGGCCCTGAGCGGGGTCCTGGGAACACGGAGATGAACGAATCACATCGTTCCGACCCTCAAGGTCTACAGTCCTAGTGGGGAGAGAACACTGAGGAGTTTCAAAATCAGCCTGTGGTTGGGTCGCTGTGATGAGGTTTGTGCTgtaaaactgctgctgctgctaagtcgcttcagtcatgtccgactctgtgcgaccccatagacggcagcccaccaggctccgcagtccctgggattctccaggcaagaatactggagtgggttgccatttcctactccagtgcgtgagagtgaaaagtgaaagtgaagtcgctcagtcgtgtccgactcttagcgaccccatggactgcagcctaccaggctcctccgtccatgggattttccaggcaagagtactggagtgggttgccattgccttctccagctgtaAAACTAGGGTACTTTGAAAGGGACTTAGAATACTAAGACTTCTCTGAGGAAGCGACATTTAAGCACAGACCTGATGGAAGTATAAGAATGAGCTGGGGTAAGTATACTGTTGGCATATGTGGAATCAGAAGTTTATTATTAATCTTTgaaatgttgaaagaaagaagCCTGGTCGAGGTGACATATAGTAAACGAGGGTCAGAGACAGCGTTTAATGCAAGTTAACCCTCCGGGTGCTCTTCTAAGCCTCTGACAAATGTTTGCTCATTTGTTCTCACAACTCTGTGAGGTCGGCGCAGTCATTAGCCCCATTGCACAGATGCAGAAACAGACCCCTGCCCAGATGGCACAGGTGGAAACCAGGCAGTGTGTCTCCAGAGCCCTGCTCCCACCTATTCCTTCAAGTAGAAGGATCTGTGGCCTGAGCAGTGCAGAGTCAAGGAGAGTCCTGCAGATGGAAGCTGTGTTGATGGTGTCAGTGGTGGATTAGCTGTGAGGATGGAGGAAGAGGGAGTCGGCGAGAACCGAGCATCTTGAGGGATTTGGCACCACTTAATGAGATGTACAGACTTGAAGAGGGACAGGTGTGGGCAGGATGGTGGGGTGTTTGATGGTTTGACCTGTGGCAGGACTCGGTAAGCTCCTAGTGTGTCTTCAAATCcccagtgttagttgctcagttgtgtctgactcttttgcaaccccatggactgtagcccgtcaggctcctgtgtccttgagattttccagtcaagaatactggagtgggctgccatttccttctctaggggatcttcccaacccagggatcaaacccaggtctcccacattacaggcagattctttactgtcttgagccacaagagaagcctcaaATCCCCAGGGCCTGGTGCAATATAAAGGTGTTCAAGTATTTGTTAAAAGAACTATGAATCTCGGGGAGGAAAGACAACAGGAGCAAGTGTGAAAGCAGGGAAGTGAGCCTGGGTTGAGCCACAATGATGCCAGGGTGGAGCGGGCAACACCCTCCATCCCCActcaccccacccccctgccatGGCACATGAGTGAGGGGACTCTCAGGGCCAACCTAAAGGATGCCTCTGTGGCTGCCACCTTGGTCTGAGCTACACTTGTCTCTTGCCTGGATTATTACAAAAACCTCCTAATtggtctcctccttccccctcctctcaTCTGTTTCTCACCACAGCAGCTGAAGTGATGCCGTAAAATCCTAGGTCAGACCTGTCTCTACCTTGCCTCGCACCCTCCAGGGACTCCCGTCAGCCTCGGTGAGAGCCTGAGTTCTTGCCATGCCTCCATGCCTGCTGAGGCCCCCCATAATCTGCCCCCTCCAGCTTCGTCCCCTCAGgttctcccctccccatccttcaAGCACATTAGTCACACTTCTTCCTCAGAGCCTTTGACTGACTGTTACGCCTCTCCAGAATGCTCTTCCGCCAGTCTTGGCTCAGAATTCCTTTCAGTGAATTTCAGGTCTTCTCAAAGCTTATTTATTTAGACTTGCCACCTTCCCCCCATCCCTCacatttctcatttctgtttaCCGTTCTCTTTTTCTCAATAAAACGTTCACCCTCTAAAATACTGTTTGCCTTGTTTACCATCTCTCTTCCTTCAGAATGgaagttccatgagggcaggactTTTGGTCTGTTCTGTTTCCTGCTCTGTGCTCtgtacctagaacagtgcctgacacacagtaaatgCCCAGgacacatttgttgaataaatcacTTGAGCAGCTGGAACCAAGGGGGACTTTGAGCGGGATCTACGTGGAGTGTGGTTTTGACAGAGAGGCCAGACTGTTGCAGTGACATTGGGAATGGACCATGGGGCCTTCggcagggctggggggcgggggtggagtggggagacGTCAGAAGGGGACCCAGGTGGCTTCCAGGGAGTGAATCTGGAATGAAACCACCCTCTCTGCCTCCACAGCTGAGTTCCGGAAGAGAGAGCGTCGAGGTTACCTTGGAGTAAACCTGAGGTTTATGACCAGTGCAAGAAGCACAGTGGACGAATCCATCACCCGGCAGGTTCGTCAGTGGGGTGAGCTGTGGGAAGTGGGGGTGAAAGCTGAGGCTGTCCCGGGGATCCGTGGGAGTCTCAGCCCTGAGGCTAGGATCGGGGTGGGTCCCCCTCCAGGCTCCCGAGAGCTGGACGCACTGCTGTGCAGTGAGGGGCCTCCTCAGAGGGCTGACAGCGTGAGCGGGAAGGAGGGAGCCCAGCCTCACTCCCCTGCGGCCCCTCTGGGCCTCGGCTGGCTCTTCTGTCAACAGAAACGACGTGCCCTCCCCCTCCCGAGACGCGGAGAGGGCCGGGGGAGAGGGTGGCCCTTGGGTGGCTGCGCCAGGCTGTGGGGCTCCAGGTGGCTGAGTCACCACCCAGGGCTCCTGACCCCCTCATGTCCCCAGATTGTGCGCCAGAACCGAGGCCGCAAGGCCTGTGACCGGCCTGTGACCAAgaccaagaagaagaagaaggccGAGGGCACTGtgttcactgaggaagacttCCAGAAGTTCCAGCAGGAATATTTCGGCAGCTAGGCTCCCAGGAGGGCACAGCCTCCTCTGACCTCTCAGCCCGGGGTGGGGAACTCCTGGGGGAGCTGGCGAGCTGGAAGCCCACAGGAGGACCTTCAGCTCAGACTTGAGCTGACATTTCCAGGCTCAGGAGGTGCCACCTGCCTGCCAGAAAGGAACACTTCCGgctgttttgtttgctttgccCCAGGGAGGGCCTCTGGGCTGTTTGCTGTGGAGAGGCCGGTCACTGGGCACTTGGGGACCACACCTCCCGACAGGAGGAGGGCCACTGGGTGGACTTCCAGGTTCTAATAAATGTGGCCCCCTGGCTGTGTGCTGCTCAAACAGGGTGTCTCCCATTGTCTCCCCTGGTACCAAGGAGCGTCCACCCCACTCCCCCTCCAGCTGCTTCTTAGGCTCCAGGTGAGAAGTCCTTGGGCCCAGCCCCAGTGCAGGCACCAGCCTCCACTGGCCTCCTCCCCCTGGAGGGCAGCCACAGCTGAGAAGGCAGCTCTTGAGGCAAAAATAGCACCCACAGCTGCTGTGGGTTCATTCCAGGGAAGCCAACACCAGGGTCTGAGGGAGAGATCACTGCTGCCTCAGGCCAGTGCCCAGGGCGCGGGCACACGTGGTGGGGGGACACATCAAAGgccacttttttcccctcttaccCCCTGTCACATGAGGTGGGAACTAGCAAGGTGAGGGGGAAGGTGGAGGCTGGGCTGTGTCTGGGGGGCGCCGGCACTGCTGAGCAGAATGCCTGAGTGGGTGAGCAGTGCTGCCCCGCTTGGTCTTCAGTGTGCTATTGACAAGTCCTGGAAGCCCCAGTTCTTCTGGGGACAGGTTGGGGGCCTTCAGGCTGCTAGTCTAGCTCTTGTAGGGCCCCCACTCACCCATGCCTAAAAAGCTCCGTGGGACATGCACTGTCTGGCAAGAACTTCCAAAGGGCCCCGTGGCTGGGAAGCGAGTTGGCCCATCCCACCATGGGTTCTTTAGTGCAGGAGAGGGTTTTGCCCCTTACACACCCATCCTGGGATGGGGAGCACTTTCCCTGGTTATTGGCCAGCTTCCCATCCTCAGTGGGGACACAGAGGGACCACAGACCTGCCTGAGTCCAAGTTGGAATCCTTCCTATCTGCAGGTGGCTGCCATCTGAGTAGAAAGCTGGCCAGCCTTCCAGGAAGTCAAGGTGGGAGGACAGGAATTGAGACTTCAAAGCGGTATTGTTCCAGTGTCCCCAGATGGGGCTGTCCAAGAAGGGTGAGGCGGGTGTGCCCTGAGCTCTCCACCTTCCGCCCCTGCAGGGAGAGGCCGTGTCCTTTCTCTTTTAAGGAGCTTGGCAAGCAGCAGGCTTAGCTGCTCACTGCCTCTTGTTCCCTGAAGAACAGGCTCATCAGGCCCCCTTTCCTAACAAGGATGCAACGGACAGATCTGATGGGAAAGGAAGGCTCAGGAGCCAAGAGGACACTAGGTTGCCATTTTGAGGCCAAGGCTAGAAAAGACCAGTTCTGAGTGGCTGTGAAGCACCTGGAAACATGTCTCTGATGGTTTGGAGCAGCTGGCACATTGCCTGGAGGAGACCCTACAGTAACCAGCAGAGCCCCAGCCAAGGCTTCCTGTGGCTTCCACATGGGGTGGGCTGCTCCAGCCATCCACTGCCCTGGGCCTCCATGAGTGGAAGGGCTGGCTGAGGCCCTAGCAAGACAGCCACATGGGCACGTGAGTGGGAGGCTTAACAAGTTTATGCAAGAGTTGGGTGGACCATCTTCGGTGACTTCCTCTagcagagctggggtggggcagTCCTCTTGCAAGAAGTTTGTTATTTTGGGGGGTTTCATCCCCACCTCCAAGGCTTGGCCTGAGCTGCTTTCTCAAGTGCTCTGCCTGTTCTGTGTCCACAACTTTTCCTGTCCTCAGGTAGTTAAATCCTCAAAAATCACCAAGGCCACATACCCCCTTGGTGCCCTGGAGAAAAATTCCCACCTAGGTCAGCACCAAGCAGCCCAGCCCTGGGTTCAAACAGCTGGCCCTACCACTCCTGAGTACCCCCTGCTGTAGGACATGGGTCACCATGGGCACTGcgtctagaacagtgcctggtgccACATTCACAACCCTCATGACCCACTCCTCTACCTTGTTCTTCACCATGGAACACTCATCTTCCCTCCACAGGCCCCAAAGGACTTTAGAAGCCTACCCAGGCTGGGATTGTCTCAACAATCCCACCAAAGAAAATGTCTGCCATATCCTACTTTAAGACGTTAccggtgggaggggggttcaggatggggaacgcatgtaaatccatggctgattcttgtcaatgtatggcagaaaccactacaatattgtaattagtctccaactaataaaaatggaaaaatttttaaaaacccgcCATTACCGGCCAAGGTTGTAAGAGCAGTGTGGCACCAGTGCCCTTCCATCCTGACTcttccccaaccccccacccacaGACAGCAGGCCTTCCAGCTAGCTGGCCTAGGTGCCAGAAGGGAGCCTGAGAACCAGCCAGCCTTCTGACCTCACTCATCTGTTTCAGCACTTTAGAGCCAGCTCTCTCTCAACAGACCCTTATGGGAAGAGGCCTGCAAAACATTAGAAGCCTATGTATTTAATATCGGCACAAAAACAGGAGTGGAGTCCAGGCTTTTCCTCCCACCCCATTTCTTGGCTAAATTCCCCAGCCTCACACCCAAGGGTGGTGGTAGCATTAAGTCTAACAGTTCTTGGTTTTCAGCGGAAAACCCAATGACCTACTACTGGAGGGATGTAAACCAACTCAAGTGTCTCA includes:
- the RPS19BP1 gene encoding active regulator of SIRT1 is translated as MSATLLRRGLELLGAPEAPGAAPGHTKPSQAPTKRTRKAKATQAQKLRNSAKGKVPKSALAEFRKRERRGYLGVNLRFMTSARSTVDESITRQIVRQNRGRKACDRPVTKTKKKKKAEGTVFTEEDFQKFQQEYFGS